In Ketobacter sp. MCCC 1A13808, the DNA window GCGCTGAATAAGCATGGCCGTTATCCATCAATGCCTGAATCTGTTCGATCATGGCGTCGATGTTATCGGTTGCTCGCGGCTCCAGGCTAGGGGGTAGGGTGTTGAGCCGGCCCATATCCTGGTGGAACGCTTGTGTGTACTGATCACTGAAATCCCGAATCGATATACCGTTCTCGCGCGCTGCATTATTGATTTTATCATCCACGTCGGTAATGTTGCGCGCGTATTTCACTGCCGGGTAATGCCGTTTCAATAAGCGGAACAATAGATCAAAAATCACCACTGGGCGGGAATTTCCGATATGCACGTAGTTGTAGACCGTGGGACCACACACATACATCGTGACCTGATTCGGGTCGATCGGAGTGAAGCGTTCTTTTTTCTGCGACAGTGTATTGTATAAATGTATGGTCATGGTCTTCTTAAAGAGAATGTTAAATAACGTGATGCTGGTCTGGAACCTTGCTTTGTTCCTCGTTAAACCGGCGGCAGGGTAGCGTCAATCAGCTTCTGCAAGGCGTCGTCCAAATCCAGTACATCGTTGTTCTTGCTGCCCAGCTGGCGCACCGCAACCTGGTGCGCTTCGGCTTCATTTTTACCGACCACCCAAATCTGCGGTACTTTAGCTTTACTGTGTTCACGGACTTTGTAGCCAATTTTTTCATTGCGCAAATCCAGTTCGCAATACACTCCGGCGGTTTTCAGTTTGTCTGCCACGCTCAAAGCCCAGTCACGTGCATCATCGGTGATAGTGGCAATCACCACTGGCACCGGGGCCATCCACATCGGTAGGTGTCCGGCACTGGATTCAATCACTATGCCCAGAAAGCGCTCTAGGGATCCCAATACCGCGCGATGCAACATAACCGGGCGATGTCTTGCGCCGTCTTCCCCGACGTATTCGGCATCGAGTCGTTCAGGTAAAACAAAATCCACCTGCAGGGTGCCGCATTGCCAATCCCGGCCAATAGCATCCTTTAACACGAACTCCAGCTTTGGACCGTAGAAAGCACCTTCACCAGGGTTGAGTTCGCATTCCAGGCCCAGGCTGTCAACCGCGCTTTGCAACGCAGACTCGGCCTTATCCCAGGTTTCATCACTGCCCGCGCGATTTTCCGGGCGGGTGGAGAATTTGATGCGGATATCGTCGAAGCCGAAGTCTTTGTATACTTCCCTCAGCATGGTAATGAAAGCGGCTGTCTCGGGATTAATCTGTTCTTCGGTGCAGAAAATATGGGCATCGTCCTGGCTGAACGAGCGCGCTCTCATTAATCCGTGCAGCGCACCGTGGGCTTCGTTACGGAACAGCGTGGTGAATTCTCCGAAACGGATCGGCAGGTCGCGGTAACTTTTTAACCCTTGCTTGAATATTTGCACGTGGCCGGGGCAATTCATGGGCTTGATGGCCATGTCCTTGTGGTCATGAGTGCAGAAGGTAAACATGTCCTCACCGTATTTATCCCAATGACCAGACTGTTCCCATAGTTTCCGATCCATAATTTGCGGAGTGGCGATTTCCTGGTAGCCATTCCGTTCCATCTTACCGCGAATGTAGTTTTCCAGTGCGCGGCGGGCACGCCAGCCTTTCGGGTGCCAGAACATGCTGCCAACGGCTTCTTCCTGCTGATGGAACAAGCCCATTTCTTTACCCAGTTTACGGTGGTCGCGCTTTTCCGCTTCCTCCAGCATGTGCAGGTATTTTTTGAGTTCTTTCGGATCGCGCCAGCAAGTGCCGTATATCCGCTGCAATTGGGGGTTGGTGGCGTCACCACGCCAGTAGGCGCCGGCCAGCTTCATGATCTTAAACGCTTTACCCAGTTTGCCGGTGGAAGGCAGGTGGGGGCCAAGGCACAGATCGATAAAATCACCTTGTCGGTACAATGAAATCACCTCATCCTGCGGCAAGTCGCGGATCAATTCGGCCTTGAAGGTTTCACCTTCTTTCTCAAAAAAGGCGATGGCTTCATCTCGGTGCCAGACCTCGCGTTGAATGGGTATGTTCTGTTCTACCAATTCGGCCATCCGGGATTCAATTTTATGCAGGTCTTCCGGAGTGAAGGATTCCTCACGATGGAAATCGTAATAAAAACCGTTCTCGATGGCGGGGCCAATGGTGACCTGTGTTTCCGGATACAGTTCTTTCACTGCCTGTGCCATCACGTGGGCGGCGTCGTGGCGCAGCAACTCTAGTGCGGCATCCTTGTCACGGGTCAGAAAAGCGATACGGCTGGATTCTGTCAGGGTGGTGGACAGGTCGACCAACTGGTCGTTGAGGTACATGGCAAGGCTGGCTTTAGCCAAGCCGGGGCCGATGTCACCGGCGACATCGAGGCCGGTGATCGGGTTGTCGTAGCGGCGCACGCTACCATCAGGCAGTGTTATTTCAATGGACATGGTTCTGGTTTCTTCCTGTCGTTTCCATCCCGTTTCGTGGACCGGACATTGTATAGAAGAATGCAGCCTTATTTAAGAGCAGGTTTCACTGCAATCGCGCCTTTCATCACGCCTTCAAAGGCTTTCACCTCGATTTCACAATCTGGATTGTCCTGATTCAGGCGACCGGCAATGTGCTCTGCCAGGTATTCGACTGTGGTATCGGTATCGATCAGGTAAACCTTTGATTTGGGCAGGGTTAATTCAAAATCACCTTGTTGGGCCTGGTAGGCGAATGTGCAGTATTCCACGCCCTTGTCGGAAAAGGGTTCTGTGAGGTCTTCTTTTGTGCCGATATAGATGTCCTTCCATTTTAGTGCCCAGGCTTTTTCAAGCAACGGGTCCCGCTTTCCATTGCGCTTCACTTTGATGCGCGAGCGGTGGCCGTGCGCGATGCGTTGGCAGTTGCCCAGGTGTTTTTTTAACCCATGACTGTAATGGTAGAAGGCTCCGCTGATTTCTTCGGTGCGCAGGCGCACCCTAATTTGCTTTACATTGGCAGGTACTGCGGCCATTGCCGCTTGCTCCAATAGCGGCGTCAGCGCTTCCGGCGAAACATGGGCCTGTTGCAACAACAGCACCGCTTCGGCGGGAGAACGGTGCCGATATTGGCGTCCTTCGCTGTCCTCCCAGTTTAAATCAGTGATGCCGTTTTGTTCGCTTTTACTGAGCGCCGGCAGTTCAGCCGGTACCACAAGCTTGTGGTCGAACAGGGATTCCAGAGCATCGCGCACCTGTTTTTTTACATCGCCGAAATCGAACACCATACCCTGCTGGTCCAGCTCGCCATGCAGCTCCAGATCCGCAATCCAGCTTTCGCCGAGGATACCCCGTACCGGGTGAACGTAGGAAAAATCGAGAACCGTGAGATGATTTACAAACAGTGCAGACATGAAAACAGGGCCTTGGGTTCAGTACAGAGTTGAATCGGTTATAATACGCTTCCCGCGCACCTCAGTATAGGATGAGCACATGACCAGCTTGTTAATTACCAACGCTCTTGTAGTCAACGAAGGCACACTCCGCGAACTGGACGTCTATATCGACGACGGGCGCATCGCTAAACTGGGGGCCGATTTATCCTCCCAGCCCGCGGATCGGGTGATAGATGCCACCGGCAAGCATCTTCTGCCGGGAATGATAGACGATCAGGTCCATTTTCGTGAGCCCGGCTTGACCCATAAAGGCGAGATAGCCACCGAATCCGCCGCCGCTGTCGCCGGTGGGATTACCAGTTATTTCGAAATGCCGAACGCGAACCCGCTGACCATTAATCGCGAGGCGCTGGAAGATAAGTATCAGCGTGCCGCGCAAAAATCTTTGGCCAACTTTGCTTTCTATCTGGGGGCCAGTAATGACAACCTGGAAAACATCAAATCCCTTGATCCGAAAGCGGCTTGCGGTATCAAAGTATTTATGGGTGCCTCTACCGGAAATATGCTGGTGGATAAACCGGAAATTCTAGAAGGTATTTTCCAGTATGCGCCGACCATCGTAGTGACCCATTGCGAAGATACCCCGATGATTAAGGCCAATGAGGATCAATACAGAGAGCAATATGGTGAAGATATCCCCATGTCCTGTCATCCGTTGATACGATCGCAGGAGGCTTGTTATAAATCCTCAAGCTTCGCCGTGGAATTGGCTAAGCGTTTCGATACCCGTTTGCATGTATTGCATTTGACGACCGAAAAAGAAATGGCCTTGTTCCGGGCAGGCCCGTTGGCGGAGAAACGCATTACTGCCGAGGCCTGTGTGCATCACCTTTTTTTCAGTGAAGAAGATTATGAAGCCAAAGGCAGCCTGATCAAATGCAATCCGGCGGTGAAGAAAGCGTCTGATCGCCAGGCCATACTGGATGCTATCAATTCCGATCTGATTGATGTGGTTGCGACCGATCATGCCCCACATACCTGGGACGAGAAGCAAGGCACCTATTTCAAGGCACCGGCCGGCTTGCCCTTGGTACAGCATGCGGTTGTGTCCATGCTCGAGCATTACCATCGCGGTCAATTCAGTCTCGAGACCATAGTCCAGAAGACCAGCCATAACGTTGCTCAGTTGTTTCAGATCGAAAATCGCGGCTATATCCGCGAGGGCTATTGGGCCGATCTTACTCTGGTGGATCTGAATGCACCGACCGTAGTGGATGACCAGAAGTTGTATTCCAAATGCGGCTGGTCGCCGTTTGGTGGTTACATATTCAAATCATCTATCGTGGCTACCCTGGTGAATGGTGAAGTGGCATTTGAAGCCGGTAAAGTGAATCAATCGGTCCGTGGCGCGCGTATTGCTTTCGAACGTTAGGTCCCTGGGATAGAATGCACTGTTAGCTGTATACACTTCGTATTGTAAAGCTCGTTTCATCGGACGGTTTAATTGGAGTTCCAATATGTTTGGCAGGCAGAACAAACAAAAGATCGTCATAGTGGGAGGGGGGGTTGCCGGGTTGAATGCGGCCCAGCAGCTCAAATCCGGCAAGTTCGACGTTACCCTTATTGATCCTTCCCCGCATATCGAGTGGCTACCTAACATTCATGAAATTATCTCCGGTGCAAAAAAAGGAGATGAGCTACGACTCAATCGGAACCTGCTGGTGCGTCGCTTGGGGCATCGTTTTTTGCTGAACCGGGCGATAGAGATGACGTCCTCTTTCGTGCACCTGGATGACGGTTCTCGGGTGCCGTTCGATGTGTGCATTGTTGCCACTGGCAGTGTGAATAATACATTTGGAATCGAAGGGGCTGATCAGTTTGCCCTGCCCATGAAAAGTGTTGAGCAATGTCAGGTGATCGCTCGCCGCCTGCACCGGGCGTCGTTGTCTCACCGAACTACCCGGGTCACTGTGGTGGGCGGTGGCATTGAAGGCGTGGAAGCGTTCGGCGAAGTGATGCGGACTTATCGTCACCGGCCGCAATTCGAGTTTAATATCGTGGAGTCCGCAGATGCTTTGCTACCCAATTGTCCGGGGCATCTCGACAGCAAGATTCGCAGCCACACGTCTGGTTTTCGTGTGCAATATCATGTGGGTGAAAGCGTTGAATCCGTCGACCCCGAAGGCATCTGTTTAATGAACGGAGGGGCAATTGAAAGTGATATTACCATTTGGTCTGGTGGGGCCTCTCCCAACGGGTTTTTACAACGATCCTATCTAACCGATACGCCGGATCAATGGGCTGATGTAAACGATTACTTCCAAAGTCAGGCCAGAGAAAATGTCTTTATTATCGGGGATGCTGCGAATCCGGGTGGTCACAGTTTATCGAAACAAGCTTATCACGCCATTGATATGGGGAAAGCCGCTGCGCACAATGTCGAACGCTTTTTGTCTGGTAAACGTCTGCGAGAATTCAAGCCTTCAGAAAAGCCGCAGGTGGTCACCTTTGGCGATCTGGATACTTTCATGCTGTTTAAGGATTTCGCAGTTTCGTCTTCCGTGTTGGGTGTTGCGAAAGAAGCGATTTATACTCTGGGAGTATTGCAACTGGCGCCGCCCAAGTCAGGCAAGGACTTAATGAATGCTCTGGACCGGCTTCAGCGCAGTGCGCGTAAAGTTTATTTGCCCGCGTTCAACCCGTTAAGTTTGCTCAGCAAGTTACCTAAAAGCCAGTTTCTATCCTGATGTCCGATTCCACGCTATACGATATTGTCGAACTTGGCGATCCGCGTTTGAGAGTGCTAGCGCTGCCGGTTGATCTGACTCGATTGCAGGAAGCCTTGGAAGTGGTGCAGGCAATGGAAAGTAGAATGCAAGAGCGTGGTGGCGTAGGTATAGCGGCTCCCCAAATCGGCGTGGGACAACAGATCATGATTATTGCATCCAAGCCCAATGCCCGTTACCCGGATGCGCCGCACATGAAGCCGATGGTTATGTTCAACCCGGTACCGTTTAATTACTCTGACCATAAAGTCACGCTATGGGAAGGCTGCTTGAGTGTGCCGGGTATACGAGGAAAAGTGACCCGTTCCGATTCTGTCAGTGTGCGTTACGCCGATAACACGGGTAAGTTGCAGGAAATTCGGCTGGACGGATTTCCCGCAAGAATTTTCCTGCACGAGTACGATCATCTAGTGGGAAAAACTTTTGTTGACCGTGTCGACTCCGTCACAGATTTGGTGACGGATAAGGTGTATTTCAAACAAATGTCTACATCAGTTAGCTAAACCCAGAATAAAATTCCACTGTTGTTCGGTGACGGGCATGACAGACAGTCGATTACCTTTACGAACCAGTGCCATATCTTCCAGTGCAGGTATGGCTTTCAATTGTTCCAGGCTAATAGTGTCTTTGAATTTTGATTTGAAGCGTACCTGCGGGCAAAACCAGCGAGGCTTGTCTTCACTGGCTTTGGGATCGTAATACTTTGCTTCCGGATCAAACTGTGTTGGGTCGGGAAACGCGTTTTTGATGACTTCTGCAATGCCGACAATGCCGGGCACTTTGGTGTTCGAATGGTAGAAAAAAATTAAATCGCCCTTTTTAATGTCGTCTCGCAGCATGTTGCGTGCCTGATAATTTCTGACGCCATCCCAGGGTTCACCTTTTTTGCCGCGTGCTTTTAAGTCATCGATGCCAAAAGTGTCAGGTTCTGATTTGAATAACCAATACCGCATATTAATTGTTTCCAAAATATATTTAGGTAAATTGTGGTGTAGATTGTAGCTTTCACTTCAAAATAGTGAAAAATACCATTAAAGTGATAGATGGTGCTTATTTTTGTATACCCCCACTTTTTGGGGCTCTCGCAGATCTACACAGTTTATAGCTTTTTTGAGCATGGCCTGTGAAGAAAAACATAATTTGAAATCAACTCGCATAGACAATATGAATGATACTAACGAAAACCCGATTTACGAGCTAAAGCCGGAGATTAACTTCTGTACCTGCGGTTGTGAAGCTCGTTTGCTAAAAGAACGTAGCGCGGATTCGGAGAAGGGAAAGCTTCGGTACGTAGTGCGTTGTTTAGATGAGATGTGTGGCCACCAGGGACGCTACACACAATATCCATGGCAGGCTATTCTGGAATGGAATAAGTCTCCTATGTCGGAGTTTCCGGAAGATTTCAGAATTCCGTTTCTAACTTTGACCGGCTTAGGCGGGGAAGAGATCCGGCAAAAGCTGAATGAACATCGTTTGACTTTGGAGCAAAAGATCAAACAGCTGCGGGCAGAAAAAGTCAGTGGCAACACGGAAGAAATGAAGATAGCTCGCTTGCAATTGATGTGGGTTATCTATGCTCAAAGTTGGGCCAAGCTTAAATTCCCCAGGGAAGACGAGTTGGCGGTGATTGACGAGAATGAGGGCGCGGAAGAGAGTAACGTGCAGGAAGCGTAGCTGGCTTTTTCCTGCGTCGCTCAGAAATGCGGTTGAGGTTGCGCGACAGCCCCAGCCGCAAATTTAAAGCCTGACCCGAATCCGGCTCCCATAGGCTGGCGCGATCCGAATTAATTCATGCTACTAAG includes these proteins:
- a CDS encoding EVE domain-containing protein, yielding MRYWLFKSEPDTFGIDDLKARGKKGEPWDGVRNYQARNMLRDDIKKGDLIFFYHSNTKVPGIVGIAEVIKNAFPDPTQFDPEAKYYDPKASEDKPRWFCPQVRFKSKFKDTISLEQLKAIPALEDMALVRKGNRLSVMPVTEQQWNFILGLAN
- a CDS encoding dihydroorotase: MTSLLITNALVVNEGTLRELDVYIDDGRIAKLGADLSSQPADRVIDATGKHLLPGMIDDQVHFREPGLTHKGEIATESAAAVAGGITSYFEMPNANPLTINREALEDKYQRAAQKSLANFAFYLGASNDNLENIKSLDPKAACGIKVFMGASTGNMLVDKPEILEGIFQYAPTIVVTHCEDTPMIKANEDQYREQYGEDIPMSCHPLIRSQEACYKSSSFAVELAKRFDTRLHVLHLTTEKEMALFRAGPLAEKRITAEACVHHLFFSEEDYEAKGSLIKCNPAVKKASDRQAILDAINSDLIDVVATDHAPHTWDEKQGTYFKAPAGLPLVQHAVVSMLEHYHRGQFSLETIVQKTSHNVAQLFQIENRGYIREGYWADLTLVDLNAPTVVDDQKLYSKCGWSPFGGYIFKSSIVATLVNGEVAFEAGKVNQSVRGARIAFER
- a CDS encoding NAD(P)/FAD-dependent oxidoreductase; protein product: MFGRQNKQKIVIVGGGVAGLNAAQQLKSGKFDVTLIDPSPHIEWLPNIHEIISGAKKGDELRLNRNLLVRRLGHRFLLNRAIEMTSSFVHLDDGSRVPFDVCIVATGSVNNTFGIEGADQFALPMKSVEQCQVIARRLHRASLSHRTTRVTVVGGGIEGVEAFGEVMRTYRHRPQFEFNIVESADALLPNCPGHLDSKIRSHTSGFRVQYHVGESVESVDPEGICLMNGGAIESDITIWSGGASPNGFLQRSYLTDTPDQWADVNDYFQSQARENVFIIGDAANPGGHSLSKQAYHAIDMGKAAAHNVERFLSGKRLREFKPSEKPQVVTFGDLDTFMLFKDFAVSSSVLGVAKEAIYTLGVLQLAPPKSGKDLMNALDRLQRSARKVYLPAFNPLSLLSKLPKSQFLS
- the thrS gene encoding threonine--tRNA ligase gives rise to the protein MSIEITLPDGSVRRYDNPITGLDVAGDIGPGLAKASLAMYLNDQLVDLSTTLTESSRIAFLTRDKDAALELLRHDAAHVMAQAVKELYPETQVTIGPAIENGFYYDFHREESFTPEDLHKIESRMAELVEQNIPIQREVWHRDEAIAFFEKEGETFKAELIRDLPQDEVISLYRQGDFIDLCLGPHLPSTGKLGKAFKIMKLAGAYWRGDATNPQLQRIYGTCWRDPKELKKYLHMLEEAEKRDHRKLGKEMGLFHQQEEAVGSMFWHPKGWRARRALENYIRGKMERNGYQEIATPQIMDRKLWEQSGHWDKYGEDMFTFCTHDHKDMAIKPMNCPGHVQIFKQGLKSYRDLPIRFGEFTTLFRNEAHGALHGLMRARSFSQDDAHIFCTEEQINPETAAFITMLREVYKDFGFDDIRIKFSTRPENRAGSDETWDKAESALQSAVDSLGLECELNPGEGAFYGPKLEFVLKDAIGRDWQCGTLQVDFVLPERLDAEYVGEDGARHRPVMLHRAVLGSLERFLGIVIESSAGHLPMWMAPVPVVIATITDDARDWALSVADKLKTAGVYCELDLRNEKIGYKVREHSKAKVPQIWVVGKNEAEAHQVAVRQLGSKNNDVLDLDDALQKLIDATLPPV
- the def gene encoding peptide deformylase, with protein sequence MSDSTLYDIVELGDPRLRVLALPVDLTRLQEALEVVQAMESRMQERGGVGIAAPQIGVGQQIMIIASKPNARYPDAPHMKPMVMFNPVPFNYSDHKVTLWEGCLSVPGIRGKVTRSDSVSVRYADNTGKLQEIRLDGFPARIFLHEYDHLVGKTFVDRVDSVTDLVTDKVYFKQMSTSVS
- a CDS encoding 6-carboxytetrahydropterin synthase, which produces MSALFVNHLTVLDFSYVHPVRGILGESWIADLELHGELDQQGMVFDFGDVKKQVRDALESLFDHKLVVPAELPALSKSEQNGITDLNWEDSEGRQYRHRSPAEAVLLLQQAHVSPEALTPLLEQAAMAAVPANVKQIRVRLRTEEISGAFYHYSHGLKKHLGNCQRIAHGHRSRIKVKRNGKRDPLLEKAWALKWKDIYIGTKEDLTEPFSDKGVEYCTFAYQAQQGDFELTLPKSKVYLIDTDTTVEYLAEHIAGRLNQDNPDCEIEVKAFEGVMKGAIAVKPALK